In one Silene latifolia isolate original U9 population chromosome 10, ASM4854445v1, whole genome shotgun sequence genomic region, the following are encoded:
- the LOC141608827 gene encoding receptor-like protein EIX2 produces MGNLVKTCLLIYTFIFFNTTRCCSCNAGNSANHLITVKCKPSERAALLNFKHNLTYFAKEVSSSWEGQECCEWRRVGCDNTTGHILKLDLNGVNNNHLLKMEKLESLAYLLELKQLERLDLSYNNFSYSSIPRYMGLMRQLRYLNFSSSSLGGLVPCQLGNLTNLLVLDLSFNKLFGEIPACLGTLSNLKELNVSQNNLSSIASSLRWPLNLEFLILNNNRLSGKIPTSLGKLSKLQFLDISYNLLEGTVLSEPHFANFSKLTYLYMDHAMLTINLSSNWVPPFQLRSFVANHCKINGRLPPWLQTQKNLSYLDLSNANISGVMPNWFHTMQQLVWLELYNNNLSGSPIFPINFSCFKLSNNSLSWDFLSNYSKTEVYHQAQDLDLSHNFIYGPFLEGLSHTMPNLKTLYLTNNQISGRIPNSLCQLTSLCALDIEYNSLSGVIPKCWTNISTLSCVRLSYNKLEGHIPCFNNKNINGFDPHFYLHLNDNMLSGEVPSCLSNLTYLSVLNIGGNQLSGEIFNLFRVDKLKKLQILRLRGNQFSGSIPRKICFLPRLQIMDFGHNHFTGYIPRCLSNIKGMTSPVPPLDFSHGVVSEVMQGIERPYTSSLPYLVDIDLSCNNLVGNIPHDMTKIYGLMGLNLSYNQLSGTIPENIGALKSLISLDLSKNKLRGSIPTSISQIYTLSHLNLSYNNLSGQIPTGNQLQTLSDQASIYAGNPYLCGDFLPKKCKSKEDEQDKGRSNKDKGGNKEKLEKMGLDLVVMSGFATGFWGVVGCLVLNRRWRLAFFRYIEDGYNWLYVIVALKVRVAKAKINRR; encoded by the coding sequence ATGGGGAATTTGGTAAAAACTTGCCTACTCATTTACACATTCATCTTTTTCAATACTACTAGATGTTGTAGCTGTAACGCGGGTAACTCGGCCAATCATTTAATAACCGTGAAATGTAAGCCTTCTGAAAGAGCGGCCCTGCTTAACTTCAAGCACAACCTCACCTATTTTGCCAAAGAGGTTTCATCTTCGTGGGAAGGTCAGGAATGTTGTGAATGGAGACGGGTGGGTTGTGATAACACAACCGGCCATATTCTCAAGCTCGACCTTAATGGAGTCAACAATAATCACTTGCTAAAAATGGAGAAGCTCGAGTCCTTGGCTTACTTGCTTGAGTTGAAACAGCTAGAGCGCTTGGACCTGAGCTACAATAACTTCAGTTATAGTTCAATTCCAAGATATATGGGTTTGATGCGGCAACTTAGGTATCTCAATTTCTCGTCTTCTTCTCTTGGTGGGTTAGTTCCTTGTCAATTAGGTAACCTCACTAACCTGCTAGTCCTTGATCTTTCTTTTAACAAGTTATTTGGTGAGATTCCGGCATGTTTAGGGACTCTATCAAATTTGAAGGAATTAAATGTTTCCCAAAATAATTTGAGCTCTATAGCATCCTCTCTTAGGTGGCCATTAAACTTGGAGTTCTTAATACTTAATAATAATCGGTTGAGTGGCAAAATACCAACATCATTAGGAAAACTTTCCAAGTTGCAATTTCTAGATATTAGCTACAATCTGTTGGAAGGCACAGTTTTGTCTGAACCACACTTCGCTAACTTCTCAAAATTGACGTATTTATACATGGATCATGCAATGCTAACAATCAACCTGTCTTCTAATTGGGTGCCTCCATTTCAACTTCGATCATTCGTTGCCAATCACTGCAAAATCAACGGCCGACTTCCACCATGGCTTCAAACTCAAAAGAACCTATCATATCTCGATTTGTCTAATGCAAACATCTCCGGGGTCATGCCTAACTGGTTTCACACAATGCAACAACTTGTCTGGTTGGAACTCTATAACAACAACCTTAGCGGGTCTCCTATTTTTCCCATTAACTTCAGTTGCTTTAAACTCTCTAATAACTCTCTGTCTTGGGATTTTTTGTCAAATTACAGTAAAACTGAAGTCTATCATCAAGCACAAGATTTAGATCTGTCACATAATTTCATTTATGGGCCGTTTCTAGAAGGTTTAAGTCATACGATGCCTAACTTGAAAACACTCTACCTTACCAATAATCAAATTAGTGGTCGAATCCCCAATTCTTTGTGCCAACTTACATCATTGTGTGCGTTAGATATTGAATATAATAGCTTGTCAGGGGTAATTCCAAAATGTTGGACCAATATTTCAACTCTTTCATGTGTACGTCTCTCGTACAACAAGCTCGAAGGACATATTCCATGCTTtaataataaaaacataaatgggTTTGACCCTCATTTTTATTTGCATTTGAATGACAACATGTTGAGCGGAGAGGTCCCTTCATGCTTGAGCAATCTCACATATTTGAGTGTTCTAAACATTGGTGGTAATCAGTTGTCAGGCGAAATATTCAACTTGTTTAGGGTCGACAAATTGAAGAAACTGCAAATACTTAGGCTAAGAGGAAACCAGTTTAGTGGCTctattcctaggaagatttgctTTTTGCCTCGACTTCAAATTATGGACTTTGGACATAACCATTTTACGGGATACATCCCTCGGTGTTTAAGTAACATTAAAGGCATGACTTCACCTGTTCCACCGTTGGATTTCTCCCATGGTGTCGTTAGTGAGGTAATGCAAGGAATAGAGCGTCCATATACGAGCTCTCTGCCATATTTGGTGGATATAGACCTCTCCTGTAATAACTTGGTGGGTAACATTCCTCATGACATGACAAAGATCTACGGCTTGATGGGTCTTAACTTGTCGTATAATCAGTTATCGGGAACGATACCTGAGAATATTGGGGCCTTGAAATCATTGATCTCACTGGACTTATCAAAGAATAAACTCAGGGGAAGTATCCCTACAAGCATAAGTCAAATATATACATTGAGCCACCTTAACCTGTCCTACAATAATTTATCAGGTCAAATCCCGACTGGCAATCAGCTACAAACCCTATCTGACCAAGCCTCAATTTATGCCGGAAATCCTTATCTTTGTGGGGATTTTCTGCCCAAGAAGTGTAAAAGCAAAGAGGATGAGCAAGATAAGGGTAGGAGCAATAAAGACAAAGGCGGTAATAAGGAGAAGCTTGAGAAAATGGGGTTGGACCTGGTTGTGATGTCGGGATTTGCTACTGGTTTTTGGGGTGTTGTTGGTTGTTTGGTGTTGAATAGAAGGTGGAGGCTTGCATTTTTTCGGTATATCGAAGATGGTTATAACTGGTTGTATGTAATAGTTGCTCTGAAGGTGAGGGTGGCCAAAGCTAAGATCAACCGGAGATGA